The following is a genomic window from Leptospira dzoumogneensis.
AGAAGAAGCTTCCTGCTCTGCCTTTACGATATAACTTTTAGGGATTAATACTTTCCCATCTTTGAACAAAATCCTTTCCCCTTCCTTACTTGGAGAGGGATTGACCGGTTTATCCTTTTTAGGAGGAGTAAATAATCCGAATCTAGGTTTTTCGTCCTCGCCTGATCTTTCATCCGCCTTCAGACTTTCATTGATCCTCGACACCAACTCGGAAACTTTCGAATCAGGAACGCTATTCCTGCGCTCGTTCATTTCTTTAAGAGCGTCTATACAGTCCAAAAAAAGACCGATCTCCCTATCCGCAGGCTTGGTCTCCTTTTTGCGGAATTGGTTCAGAAGACTTTCGAATGAATGAGCCAATCCGGTGATCAACGGAAAATCGAAAATGGCCGAGTTACCCTTTATAGTATGGATCACTCTAAAAAGAGTATTGATCTGCTCCGGTTGATAATCCTTCTCCAATTCGAGAATAGACTCTTCAGCCATATCCAGTAGTTCTCTAGCCTCTACCAGATAATCTTTTAACAGGTTTTCGTAATCGACTTCCATATATTCTATATCCTATACGGATGCCACGGGAAAGAAAACTTCCGACATTACACAAGGTTCAACTACAGCGGAAGTATGATCCGAAACATTATGAATATTAAATATTCCACGATGTTTATTCACTATCATGTCGACGGCTGTCAAACCGAGCCCCATTCCGAACCTCTCTAATTCCGAAAACTCCTCTACAGGAGGAAGCAAACGAAAGAAAGGGCGAGTCACCAAAACTTCCTTATTTTCCTCATCTACAAGGTTTTGAGCGGAAGTGACTACGTTCTTGATTGCTATACAGAAATATCCGTCTATCTTACCGAAATAAACGTCTATGAAGGTTGACTTCTTGGAATATTTCATAGCGTTTAAGATGAGTTCATCGAATACGATGCCAACCCAATCTAATTGCGCCTTAAGTGACCCTTTCGATTTGCAGGACGAAAACCGTATCTTTAGGTCCTTCTTATCCAAAAATGGAACGAACGCCTCAGACCTTTTAGTCAAAGTATTTACCAAATCGCCGATGGAAATTGTTTCCATCTTTGCCTGTTCTCCGGCCAGAGCCAGAATGGTGGACAGACTTCCTAATTGTTTTCTTAAAACGTCCTGGCTAGCATAAAGAAGATTTAATATTTCGTTATTTACCAATGCACCGTTCTCGGTAGTTTGATGTCCCATTTTCAGCAGATCCAGAAGGGAAAGAATAGAACCGATCCCGGATCCCTGAGAAAAGGAAGTATTCAAAGATTTTATGGTAGAAAGAGATAATGAAGTCTCATCGGACTTTCGGATGGACTCTTTATATGTTAACCAATCCAGCTGCTCTTTTAATACATCACGATTCGATTTTTCCGCACCCGCTTGAAATTCCCGCAAGTTGTTATATTGAAAAGCCAAGGTGACCGTTCTATCAAAGGCTTCTCTCGTAACAGGTTTAACAAGATAATCAAAAACTCCCAGCTTCATCACTTCGATTATCTTGTCAGGCTCATATAGAGAAGATTGTACTACTATAATTGCATTCGGATCCTTCTTCTTAAGCTCACGTATAAAGGATGGCCCATCCAGTTCAGGCATCACCAAATCCACAATGTATAACGCATAAGGTTTAGAAGCGGAAAGGATCTTCTTCATTCCTTCCTTACCGTTAGAAGCGATATCGAAGTCCCAATTCATCTTTCTACAAAAGTTATCGTAGACCGTAGCGATCTCCGGTGAATCCTCTAATATCAGAATTTTTCCCATCCTAGATTCTCCGGAAAGAACCTGCATATCTACAACTTGATCTAACTCCCGACCCATATATCTTTCTTCCCCTGTTCTCGTCGTGCTCGCTTGAATGAAGATCAAGGATCACAATCGAACAATTTTTAGAGACTTGAGATACATCGAAATTATTACGCAGGTCTACTACTTTTGAATATGAGAAATATAATTAACGGTACTTCACTTGAATATGTATAAGAAAAACATTACTCTACACACAAACGTCATACACACTGTCCTTAAAGCAACAATGCGAAATTGACAAATATCAATTTCCCGAATTCGTAAGGATATAAAGAGGTTACTGATTTTTTCCGGATCACTCAAAATACATTCCCGCGATCTCAGGTAAGCAGTGGAGACATTAGGCATTTTTTCGTCAGAAAATGATAGAGAAGAAAAAGGGTCTAATTTTGGAAAAGACAATAGCCAATCAGGAAACGGATAAAAGACCCTGCGATGTTCTGTCCGATCCCTCCACAATTTCCCGAATAGCAGATTCTTTCCTATATATGGAAGAACTTGCAGTGAAAGGTTGGTCTTCCGATACAAAAGCGATTATCACAAAAATTTTCGGGGATTCCGGACAGATTGCAGTACGTTTTCAAAAAGGATCTATTATCTCTTTGGGCGAAAAAGTCACTCTACAAAGAACACTAAAACATCATATAGAGCTGAACTGTAGAGCCGTCAGACGCCTTAATGACTTCGAATTTTTAATGCAAGCCGAATCGATTTCTATTGCTAAAACCAATCGAAAAGAAGAAAGGCTACGAGTTAAGAACGATTCCGTATTTGCAACGAATGTAGTATATCATCCGGAACGATTCGAATTAAACCGCCATATTTCTCTGAACGTTATTCGGGAAGCGTTAGAAATCTTTAAAGACGAATTGACACATCCTAAATTCGGAGAGATCAAGATAGGACTCTTTCAATCCGGACAGGAATCCAAATTTGAGATCGTCAGAAAAACTAAAAAGATCTTCTACATCCAAAATACGAGTAAACCTAGCTCTTACACGGAAGCCCTGCCTCAATTCGTACAATACAGCACTTACTTCGGTAAAAACATTCTTTCTGCAATTAGAAGTTATAAGAATGAATCAATTATATCGGAACTTATACTTCCGATCTTATATGATAAAAATGATAAAGACTCCTATCCCAAAGCTTATCTTTGGATCAGAAGCTATCGAGAACCGATCCTAGCGGAAGATCTTTCCGGGCTCTATGCATTATCGGAAAGGATCATCAATACGATCCAAAGTTCCGATTCGATCAAGGCAACGGACCGATTCAGTGTATTAAATATTTCCGAATCCGGTGCAAAAATAAGGATACATCAAAAAGATCTATTATATAACCTTTACGGAAAAGAGAGTCTCAAATTCGACCTTGTATTCAAGGGAAGACCTCCTATTCACATGAATGCGAAGATCTGCTGGCGCTCAGTCGATAGAAGTGGAAAACTTTCTTTAGGTTTACAATTCATTTACGACCAAGAGCAGCTTTCCAGTTTAAGAAAATTGGAATATAATCTGCAGTCCTTACGCAATCGTATAAGCGCCGGTGGAAGTGACGCTACGGCTTTTAAAATTTATCGAAGCCTGCGTCCAAAAAGAAAGAAATTTTAACCCAATCCTCACAAAAATCGCCTAAGCCCGAAGAAGGATATACTGCGCATTCAATCCTAAAAAGTCCTACACGAAAATAGTAATCCATTTTACTTTCGTTATATGGAAGGTTTGATCGAAAAGATAACTATAATTTCCGGTTCTCTCTCACTTTTTCTGTTTTTGGGAGAAGGTATTTCCAAGGAAAAATATCCTTGGAGATTGTATTTAATCGTAATCTACCTTTCGCATTCTTTTTTCATGCTATTAGGATGGGCTATTTTTTCGGGGCATAAAGATTATGCAGCAACTTTGATCTATTTTGCGGGCCCCATAATGTTTTGCCACGCTTGGGCTTTGCCGAGATCTCTCAGATGTATTAGTAATCTAGCGACCTTAGAGGAGCTTAAAAGAGATTTCGCCTCAGTAATCAAAGACTTTTTCCCCTGTTTGATTTCCTTTGCGATCATTCTTCCGACCTATTTTATAAATTACGATCATAGATTCGAATTTTTGAATGTTGTGACCTCTGGAACAAATTCAAAAAGTGTAAGTTTAATTCCGCCATTAGTCTTAATATCCGCAATCTTATATCAAA
Proteins encoded in this region:
- a CDS encoding PilZ domain-containing protein, with the protein product MIEKKKGLILEKTIANQETDKRPCDVLSDPSTISRIADSFLYMEELAVKGWSSDTKAIITKIFGDSGQIAVRFQKGSIISLGEKVTLQRTLKHHIELNCRAVRRLNDFEFLMQAESISIAKTNRKEERLRVKNDSVFATNVVYHPERFELNRHISLNVIREALEIFKDELTHPKFGEIKIGLFQSGQESKFEIVRKTKKIFYIQNTSKPSSYTEALPQFVQYSTYFGKNILSAIRSYKNESIISELILPILYDKNDKDSYPKAYLWIRSYREPILAEDLSGLYALSERIINTIQSSDSIKATDRFSVLNISESGAKIRIHQKDLLYNLYGKESLKFDLVFKGRPPIHMNAKICWRSVDRSGKLSLGLQFIYDQEQLSSLRKLEYNLQSLRNRISAGGSDATAFKIYRSLRPKRKKF
- a CDS encoding response regulator codes for the protein MGRELDQVVDMQVLSGESRMGKILILEDSPEIATVYDNFCRKMNWDFDIASNGKEGMKKILSASKPYALYIVDLVMPELDGPSFIRELKKKDPNAIIVVQSSLYEPDKIIEVMKLGVFDYLVKPVTREAFDRTVTLAFQYNNLREFQAGAEKSNRDVLKEQLDWLTYKESIRKSDETSLSLSTIKSLNTSFSQGSGIGSILSLLDLLKMGHQTTENGALVNNEILNLLYASQDVLRKQLGSLSTILALAGEQAKMETISIGDLVNTLTKRSEAFVPFLDKKDLKIRFSSCKSKGSLKAQLDWVGIVFDELILNAMKYSKKSTFIDVYFGKIDGYFCIAIKNVVTSAQNLVDEENKEVLVTRPFFRLLPPVEEFSELERFGMGLGLTAVDMIVNKHRGIFNIHNVSDHTSAVVEPCVMSEVFFPVASV